A region of Rhinoraja longicauda isolate Sanriku21f chromosome 1, sRhiLon1.1, whole genome shotgun sequence DNA encodes the following proteins:
- the elovl7a gene encoding elongation of very long chain fatty acids protein 7a, whose product MSLQELTSRAVLLYDEWLKDADPRVENWLLMSSPLPQTIILGAYIYFVTTFGPRLMENRKPLNLKQVMIVYNFSMVIFSLYMCYEFLMSGWATGYSFRCDIVDYSRSPQALRMAWTCWLFYLSKFIELLDTVFFVLRKKNGQVTFLHVYHHTIMSFTWWFGVKFAPGGLGTFHALVNCIVHVFMYSYYGLSALGQYYQKYLWWKKYMTAVQLIQFVIITVHIGQFFFMINCPYQYPVFLYVIWLYGVSFMLLFLNFWYYAYTQGQRLPKNTTNKLESSKN is encoded by the exons ATGTCTTTGCAAGAACTGACATCGAGAGCGGTGCTTTTATACGATGAATGGCTCAAAGATGCAG ATCCCAGGGTTGAAAACTGGCTACTAATGTCTTCACCCCTTCCACAAACAATCATCCTTGGTGCTTATATCTACTTTGTCACAACATTTGGACCAAGATTAATGGAGAACAGGAAGCCTTTGAACTTGAAGCAAGTAATGATTGTGTACAATTTTTCAATGGTGATCTTTTCCCTGTACATGTGTTATGAA TTTCTTATGTCTGGCTGGGCCACAGGATACTCATTTCGTTGTGACATTGTGGATTATTCTAGGTCACCACAGGCCCTCAGG ATGGCCTGGACTTGTTGGCTTTTTTACCTCTCCAAGTTTATTGAATTATTGGACACT GTTTTCTTTGTGCTTCGAAAGAAGAATGGTCAAGTGACATTTCTTCATGTCTACCACCATACAATCATGTCTTTCACTTGGTGGTTTGGGGTTAAATTTGCTCCAG GTGGTCTAGGAACATTTCATGCTCTCGTGAACTGCATAGTACATGTTTTCATGTATTCATATTATGGTTTATCTGCATTGGGACAATATTACCAGAAGTATTTATGGTGGAAAAAGTACATGACTGCAGTTCAGTTG ATCCAGTTTGTGATCATCACAGTTCATATTGGACAGTTTTTCTTCATGATAAACTGCCCATACCAGTATCCAGTCTTCCTCTACGTAATATGGCTATATGGAGTTAGTTTCATGCTGTTATTTCTGAACTTCTGGTACTATGCATACACACAAGGTCAAAGATTGCCCAAGAACACAACGAACAAATTGGAGAGCAGTAAAAATTAA